A DNA window from Patagioenas fasciata isolate bPatFas1 chromosome 1, bPatFas1.hap1, whole genome shotgun sequence contains the following coding sequences:
- the STK38L gene encoding serine/threonine-protein kinase 38-like, whose product MAMTAGTTTSFPMSNHTRERVTVAKLTLENFYSNLIIQHEERETRQKKLEVAMEEEGLADEEKKLRRSQHARKETEFLRLKRTRLGLDDFESLKVIGRGAFGEVRLVQKKDTGHIYAMKILRKADMLEKEQVAHIRAERDILVEADGAWVVKMFYSFQDKRNLYLIMEFLPGGDMMTLLMKKDTLSEEETQFYISETVLAIDAIHQLGFIHRDIKPDNLLLDAKGHVKLSDFGLCTGLKKAHRTEFYRNLTHNPPSDFSFQNMNSKRKAETWKKNRRQLAYSTVGTPDYIAPEVFMQTGYNKLCDWWSLGVIMYEMLIGYPPFCSETPQETYRKVMNWKETLVFPPEVPISEKAKDLILRFCTDSENRIGSNGVEEIKSHPFFEGVDWGHIRERPAAIPIEIKSIDDTSNFDEFPESDILQPVPNTTEPDYKSKDWVFLNYTYKRFEGLTQRGSIPSYMKAGKL is encoded by the exons ATGGCGATGACTGCAGGGACTACAACATCCTTTCCCATGAGTAACCACACCCGGGAGAGAGTGACGGTGGCCAAACTTACGCTGGAGAACTTCTACAGCAACCTAATTATACAGCATGAAGAGAGAGAAACCAG GCAGAAGAAGCTGGAAGTGGCTATGGAAGAGGAAGGCCTTGCAGATGAGGAG AAAAAACTGCGCAGGTCACAACATGCTCGCAAAGAAACAGAGTTTCTGCGACTGAAGAGGACTAGACTTGGCTTGGATGATTTTGAATCTTTGAAAGTTATAGGAAGAGGAGCATTCGGGGAG GTACGCCTTGTTCAGAAGAAGGATACGGGTCATATTTATGCAATGAAGATACTAAGAAAAGCAGAtatgctggagaaggagcag gtgGCCCATATCCGAGCAGAAAGAGATATTTTGGTTGAAGCAGATGGAGCCTGGGTAGTGAAAATGTTTTACAGCTTTCAGGATAAAAGAAATCTTTACCTGATCATGGAGTTCTTACCTGGAG GTGACATGATGACCTTACTAATGAAGAAAGACACCTTATCAGAAGAGGAGACACAGTTTTACATTTCTGAAACTGTGCTGGCCATAGATGCTATTCACCAGCTGGGGTTCATCCACAGAGATATTAAGCCAGATAACCTTCTGCTGGATGCTAAG gGTCATGTAAAACTGTCTGATTTTGGGCTATGCACAGGTTTAAAGAAAGCTCACAGAACTGAGTTCTACAGGAACCTTACACACAACCCACCAAGTGACTTTT CATTTCAGAATATGAActcaaagagaaaagcagaaacgTGGAAGAAGAACAGGCGACAGCTG gcaTATTCTACTGTTGGAACCCCAGACTATATTGCACCAGAAGTATTTATGCAGACTGGGTACAACAAGCTGTGTGACTGGTGGTCTCTGGGAGTGATTATGTATGAAATGCTAATAG GGTATCCACCTTTCTGCTCAGAAACTCCACAAGAAACGTATAGGAAAGTTATGAACTGGAAAGAAACATTGGTATTTCCTCCAGAGGTGCCCATTTCAGAGAAAGCAAAGGATTTAATTCTAAG aTTTTGTACTGACTCAGAAAATAGAATTGGTAGTAACGgagtagaagaaataaaaagtcaTCCGTTTTTTGAAGGAGTAGACTGGGGACATATcag GGAAAGACCAGCTGCAATCCCTATAGAAATCAAAAGTATTGATGATACTTCCAACTTTGATGAATTCCCTGAATCTGATATTCTACAGCCAG TGCCAAACACAACGGAACCTGACTACAAGTCCAAAGACTGGGTTTTCCTCAATTATACCTACAAGAGGTTTGAAGGGCTCACGCAGCGTGGCTCGATCCCTTCCTACATGAAAGCCGGGAAGTTATGA